GGCATTACGATGACCTCTAAATGTATGGAGCGCCATTGATGCTAAAATAAGGGTGGTCTGGGTACGGCCGTAATATTACCGCCCCCGCACGACAAGGGTTAATAATTTTAAGAACATGAATTGTTGGGGTGTAAATGACTACCACTtcatattctttataaaaactcaattaaagtcatatgaaacttcaCACTtaattggttcaagaattggatttACAAGTACTTTAATTTTCAACAGTCActtgtttcatatgactttgaATAAGaatactttacaaaaaaaaaaataatatacttaTACAAGTAGTACTTCAAAAAACAAAGTATAGCCATCTTGTCACAAAGGATAAATGGTAAATTAACTTGCAATTTAGGTTTCTACCTTCTGTTCATCTAATTCGGATGGCTTGGtgatagaaattaaaaaaatctagtgaagttttttatttctaaaatatataatgcttttatttttttcttctctaggacatgctatgccttaaaactttacaaaacttGTTATAAGACTTCCATGGTCTAACCTATTCACAGcaactatattttttaaaattttatacataATAGCCAATTATTTTGGTTTGGAATGAAGTGACAGACATGCATGTACACGCCAGATTTCCAACCAATTTTGGTTCATCAGTAAAGTATCAATATGAATCAtaagatttcaaattttttagcCTTAAAATATATTACTTTCACGTttcaaaagttatttaaaagaattagtTGATATTTAAACAGAGagattatttatattaatttgattgtATACTTTTAAGGAATAATTGAAGATAGATTATAATTGTGGACTGGATTTTGATTCCAGAAAATGGGagcaaaaaacaaaagaaaacatgcACAAGAAGATGTTGTCAAAAAAGATGCAAAACGAACAAGGTAAGTTACTGTTGGCTACAATTTTTCTGTTtagatatttataatacattgtCGGTGTTAAGAAATACAGTATcattaaccggatttttgtgacaaaaatgtagGTTATTGATTTGGAGATGTACGGCGGGCGGTCGGTCAGTCGGTCgagcgggcggcaatcaaatgttgtccgtagATTAACTCAtgatctgttcaaccaaagctttttaaattttaatatgttgttactgacaactaaatgaaggtcaaggtcaattatggcgattttgacttttaccgttcaggagttatggttcttgaaagattgaaaaatggagtttccagtcgtgtccgtgaatttactcatgaaccgttctACTGAAgtttcccaaattttaatatgttgttactgatgagaaaatagaggtcaagttcattaatgacgattttgacttttaccgttcaggagttaaatgtatggttcttgaaagattgaaaaatggagtttccagtcgtgtccgtgcatttacacatgaactgttctaccaaagcttcccaaattttaatatgttgttactgatgacaaagtGGAGGTCaatttcaataatgacgattttgacttttaccgttcaggagttatggttcttgaaagattgaaaaatggagtttccagtcgtgtccgtgcatttactcatgaactgttctaccaaagcttcccaaattttaatatattgttactgatgacaaaatagaggtcaagttcaataatgacgattttgacttttaccgttcaggagttatggttcttgaaagattgtaaaatggcgtttccattcacgttgttgcatttactcatgaaccattcaatctaagcttttcaaattttaatatgttgatactgatgacaaaatggaggtcaaatttgatattgacgattttcactttcaccattcttcagtaatggttcttgtgatattgccaggacacaaataaatataaataaatccggtttgctgtcgttgtgacagcctcttgttttgaTTATAAGATAACAAGTTTTGTGCTAATTGGTCAATTTCAGAATTTTATCTCTATATGAAATTACAAAGtgtaaactaatttaaaaatagttacttatttttaaatttatgattattttattatatatcaaatcaaggatttgtatagccAACTTAAGAAAAGAATAAGGAACTTATTTGCTCCTGAGCGTCTTAAAAAGAGCAACCtacaataaaagggagataatttcataaaataaatatgtaagaTAAAAGctcaaaatttcaatcatttgCTCAATCAGGTCATAAGAAAGTCcattgaaataaagataaacaataCTAATGCCTTAtcttcaatgatgattatgaCCTTATCTTCATTATTTAATAACAAGGGTCTGACAGTTACTGggatatatatacaatgtaggcCAGTAATCAGTATCCTATTATGGACTTTTGACATGTTTGAAGTGTATTCATAGCAACAATTTAATAGAGTTGTCAAGCAAAACATTTTCCACTGGACTGTATACACATGTGAATAAGGATTAAAACAATAGGCATACAAACAAGTTACCTTTATCCTTTaataatgtttataattatttattgcgGTCATCAAATTTCTTCTGATATTACCACCTTGcagatataaaatttaaaattacatttattattattttaaagatggaaaaataaatattgatatttttttcagaatgcaGGAAAAGACAAAAGGAAAGATATATAAGTTTTACAATTGTCAGCTTTTGAGAGACCATAAATTAGTAAAAGATAATCTGTATGTACGAGATGGTGTCATTATCAACCCtgagaaattattttttgaagaaaaattacCACCAGATGAACAAATTGACTGTAATGGGGCCATTATATGTCCTGGATTTATTGATATACAAATTAATGGTAAGACCAAATTATAAACTTAAGGACACCATCATGAGTGTTGCAGTTAAGGAAGTTTGatactcagtttcaaaataacaagcttttcttaacactagtatatattgataggggataaATAAAGGAAccaaaaaagccaaaaaaatatataggtcaatgtgcttgttttccaGATATTAGCCTTTAAAATTTTTGCGGGAAAATGTTCTTTcatgatttttcatagctttatcattgacaagtttaagttctcaaaaactattaaaaaataacaaagatttttataagacttttacagatggcttataaatattcatgtaaaagatttataaaaagaaaaatggaggtcaacaggtaattttttttaaggcattcaaatggataaaaccagaggattatgaaaatctgacaaaaatcacaaaacatGACAAGGGAACATCCTTAAGCCTACTGCAAAGAATACTTTTCCTCAACAGGGAATAGTATTtgatacaatatttgttttgggcaacatcaattttaattgttttttaaaccaGCCAAGTCTAAGAttgccatattttttttaatttttaatgtttgttgaATTGTTCATCAGATTTTGTATGAAATTAATAAAGGTAATTCCCCTCTGTCACGAAGTTTTCAGCCTTACAGTACCTGTTTTAtatggccacaattatcataattgtatatgtatttaCAAAGTTGTGGTTGTAGTGATTGCTTTTGTCTTTCAGCTTTTTGAAGCAATTGCCTTATGCAGGTGACTTTTTGTATCTAATTATTCATCAAATATTGGatatatttatagttataatCATGGATATCTTATAGTCATCATTGTTCATCTTATCTTGTTAACTAATAGTCAGAAATCACTTTAGTAAAACATTTTGCAGTTTATGGTAAAAAATATTGGTTTTTATTGAATGTGAGATCCCTCTGCAGCATCTGATTTGACAACTCTGAACTCAGATGTACCAATATAATTGAATTCAGTGCTTATTGTTActtgaatttttattataagtttttaatgtttcatttttttttgacaCATTCAGATTAAAAGGGGAGATTAAGCATTTACTAGACTTGTTTATACTGCcatgtatttatgtatgtttaTGATAGTAATTTCAATGTAGATCAtagttatatattatttatttacaggtGCTTTTGGTGTTGATTTTTCCTGTGACGTGGATACGATTGAGGAGGGATTGAAGATTGTTGCCAAAGGATTATTACCACATGGTGTTACTTCATTCTGTCCAACAATAATTTCATCCAAGGAAGACATATATAGGAAGGTGAAATGAAGTAATTTTGGTTTCATAAACTTTTTACGAATTATTTTAGACAGTGAGTTTGATGAAGTTTTTCTCAGTTTGTTGAAATCTTAATTGGTCTCTCATATTTTCTCCCAAGAGTTGGGATTACAAAGAAAGTATATGATTCACACAATTAAtgcaaatttttgaaataaaagaagatCAATCCTTTTTCATGCCTGCAGCCCTAGGCCTGCTCTCACAAAAAACTGTTGTTTCTTATATTCAGTTAAATGCTAAAAAAGTGTACTTTATGATAGAACTAAGTATAAAGAACAGTATTTAGCTGGTCCCTCATAAATTCAGTTCCTACACAAATGATCATTGTTCAAGATGGTCGTCAGTCTTTATTCAATAATTGTTTGATGGAACATGTTGAACATCTGATTTAGAAATGCTTTttcaaagtgtttttttaatatgttttttttagagtACCTTCCAAATCATAACTGGCtgtcttttatataatacaagaAGGCTGCCAGAACCTCTGAAACATTTAACTTTTGCAATGAATCTAAAATATTGACTGATCTGTAagtgataaaatttaaaatgaaatttttcaaaattaaagtgcTTAGTTAATAATTAATGTcatcaatttaaacaagatttggcaaatacttttttaatacgcccgtcgtcttttagacgggacttattatggtataccgttgtccgtccgtccgtcgtccacacttcggacaataactcaaaaacgctttcaccaatttccatgaaacttaagtgaattgtttatgtctattgacgtaagctccctttcgtttttttttaatttcagattttaagttttggatttatggggctttattcataaaaaaggggggattttcaacacttcggacaataactcaaaaaggctttcaccaatggccatgaaactttggtgaattgtttatatctactgatgtaagctccctctcaatttttataaatttcagattttaagttttggatttatggggctttattcataaaaaaaagggggatttttaacacttcggacaataattcaaaaaggctttcaccaatgtccatgaaactttggtgaattgtttatatctattgatgtaagctccctttcaatttttataaatttcagattttatatttccgtgttatgaatttttattcttaaaaaaggggggattttccaattttgggacaataactaacactttcacaaaattttatgcaactttgataaattgtttatatctattgaccttaatagtgccaattttttttgcatttttatttattatttggggggggggggggggtatttgtcagggctcacactatttctagttgatcatataaattcatttaaagcataaaagacaagttaaaagagcaacgggcgtatcatgcgctaaagcgcagccctttatttaTTGATTCCTGAAAGATATTTCAGTAATGACTTCATTGGAAAAGTAAAGTGTTTGCTTCTGGTACTACTTTAGTACTTAACTTTGGTTTGATTAGGATAGACACCCCTTATATTATGGGGAgagatccgtttgcgccaaaaatgcgtccttttgctccacaactttttttctctTATGCTACTCTTGCGCcacctgttttaaaattacatggtatcatttgccccaaaaataaaatatacgatTGCgccaatttaaagaaaaacattccTTAagcaaagaaaacatttttctatTACAGTTTCCTGATTTGGAAGGCAAAAGGCAATATAAAAgttgaatataaattaaatgtccATTCCTGAATCCATGTATTGTATACAATTGCTGGAAATACTTCGGACAACACTTAAATGTTCCATCAGCAAAAACATCTTCTGCCCCGCATACAAAGAAATTTCAAGTTAGCTTCACAACCGAGAATTACAATGCCACTTTCAATATCATGTACTAAAACAAACTCTTCTTCTTCATTTGTGATCACTCCTACCTCACTTAAAATTTCTTGAAATTCTACTGAACCTTTTGGTTGGAAAGGGTACAGTTATCTTCTCTCTCTGTACATAGACTGTCTCATGCACTTCAAGTCATTTTTCTGTAGATGTTCCTCTTCATGATGGAATAGCTCCGAACATATGATCTTAGCTGGTCTTTCGGATATATTTTCTGTAGCTTTTCTTTTGCATGCTGTTCGTAGTATTTGACGCTCTAACTTTTGTGGGTCTGTCTCATGTATATGTGCAAGATTTCCACTCAAACAAAAATgatactaaatatatattaatctttAATATGTACGATCAATATGTGTTcaggtaaattggcgcaaatgagttccgaaaactggcgcaattgatacattttggagaaaaaaaatttggcgcaaatgatacccctgaaaaacagtaattggcgcaaaaggaGTGCTGCCATATTATGATAATCACTTAGTATAAGTATTACAACTGTTgatcataattatatacatacaGGTAGGCCATAGGATAAAGTTGACCATTAGTTGCTCTTTGGAGGCTTTAGTGAAGActtgatatattgaaaattaaaaggaaaTGGCTATGTACTAAAAAtattgtctggtttttttttttaatttttgtctgttttatttcCAGATTGtaccaaaaataaagaaagtgGATGGTAATAAAGAAGGTGCAGGCATATTAGGTATTATATGTACTTTAAATTAAGATATTATTGgaaatttttatgattttattgttttgaaaaaattatgatGGAATAGGTTTTTTCTTTAAtagaaactttatattttattatttacacacctaatttgatatttataagcAGCATGTACTGAAATCTAATAAATGGATGttctaaaaaaatctgaattaacaataattttatttttacctgtGGTCAAcatgccaaataaaaaaaaataaactgatattGTCATTTGTCTGTCAAACCTCTTAACCTGCAAAGCAATTTCAATTATAGATACAAACAGAGGCTTTAACTTGATTTGTACCCtcccccgcccccccccccccaaaaaaaaaattaccaagaattgtaaaaatatttccattatcaatttgACGAAAGCGTTATATAAGACCTGAATATCTGTGGTGtaagttaaataatttgtttcataGAAAGCTACCAAAGAACAGCGACCATTAActgaataaaaagaataaaggcaaatataatacaaatagaAATTGTTACATGAAGATAAGTCTTTCATGTTAAAAGGTTTTGAACAATTGTTCTAATTGTTTCCCCTTTTGATATGTTGGCAGGCCTGTCCTTCAAATCAAAACATGAGGTGCATGTGTGTGATTGTGtgaaaatatgaacaaatataatgccAGGCCATGTAAAAATTGAGCATAGGGGATGGTTTCTATCCCTAGTTCTTTGGCAAATAATGCACAAAAGAATTTATATCAGGAATACTCATATATGAGAATATGAGTCAATTCAGTaaaaatgaatttgacagcttatacccgtttaattttctataaaactGTAAGGGTTTAATGAAGATGATGTTGATGTcaaagatatgaaaaattacctccctttcatggaaaaagaagaaaataaggTGAAAGAAATATTGAACATTCAGAATTATTGCTTtatcaaatttgtatgaaatattgTTATTTGAGAGTTGTTTATTTTCAGGTGCTCATATAGAGGGACCATTTAtttctgttgaaaaaaaagGGGCTCATCCTGAAGAGAACCTCAGACAGTTTCCCAATGGATTTTCtgatttaaaagatttatatggCAATCTTGATAATGTTGCTATGGTTACTATTGCACCAGAATTAGACAGATCAGATGAAGTTATTAAAGAGCTTGTGAAAAAAGGCATTTCAGTTTCCCTTGGTATGATTTTGTAACTAGACAAAATGagttttttatagattttgtatactgtaaattaagaaatttatgcatggtttttattattgcgaaaactgcgactgagttgtaaatgcaataattaaactcgcatattgaaatattttatatgaatttaacaggattttttcgcaaaatcttaaaaatcaaaattgcatttaagtctaaaatgacaaaaccgcaataatttctgaatttacagtattttacaattaaatgttgatagatttttttctgatttttgaaTTAGAATGTTATTGTCAAATTATTGACTGCTAAATaagtatattttcataaaacccGTACATGACTTTCTATCTAATAACATTTAATCATGACTGCAACTACCATTCTCCGATATCCCATAGAGCGCTGCTCACTTTTCATACCCTCATTTACAGGATGTATAATGGTATACTGTTTGTCCATCTGTCCATCATCAACATGTCGGACAATAACTCACAAACACTTATACCAAGTCACATCAAACTTTGGGGAggtgtttatatctattgaagtGAGCTCCCTTTTGAGACTATTAAGACAGCCTCCCCCTagtttttcatgaaattctgatatgacattgagaagttATTGAAAGTTATTCTTTGTAAAACCAAGGGCGTATTATGCGCTCATGACAcagctgtttatttaaaattgccAGAGATGAGTTGTGTTTACGGCAGGGAGTTCTATGTTGCAATACATGGTTTGAATGTGTTTGTTATGCAAAGTATGACAGCATTTTTAATGcttaaattaaatgttaaaagtgttattataaattattacaaatgttcacagcaaattagaaaatccttcacgTATGCCGAACATATCAGGTTGGgtttttcaacttatatatGTGTTGTCAAAAAATACCTGCACTAGAAACTAACATTTAGTCAGGGGTAATcagtaatatatgtgtaattcaggtctcagaaagggtatatactgtctgagacctgaataacatataatatttttctaatgCTTTTAAATTCCTCTAAAATAAGATatacaataaaacatgaaaaaaggtacaaagttgatCAGTTTAAAGTTTTCTGAATTATTTTAGCATAACTTTAACATAACCTGGCAGTATTTTCAATTGCCACAGTCCAAATAAGAGAAACCAAAAATAATGaaagcttttttttatatgagctTAATCTTTTTCAAGCTGTACAAGGCAAATCATGCAaggattttatattttcaggacATACCACAGCTAATTTAGTACAAGGTGAAGATGCCATTCGAGCAGGGGCCTCATGTATCACACATTTATTTAATGCCATGGTTTCAGTAAGTAATATTGTAATTCTTAAACCTCAAAACAAATGTGTGATAAAGAAGTGAACCCACTCATTAAAATCAAAGGCTAAATGTAAAAATGAGaaattaaacattgaaattaaaatatttttaaaatagcatAGGAGTCTTTTTGATatataggataaaaaaaatatatcagaaaaCAGTAGGCCTTGATGTTTTACTGAGAGAAGCAGATTTTTAGGCATGATTATAAATTCATTTGTAAGACTTCAATGGCTTTAATTGATTAATATGAAATGTTATTCAGTTGATTCTAAATTTTTTGAACATAGCCTTATAAGGGAATAATTCAAATAACCTTCTTCTATAAAGGAATGAACAGTAcaagatctttcaaatttttctaCAGCATGAAAAAAAGCATGATTACCTTGTCTGACAGTCAGTCCATATGTCtccaaaaaagtttattttcaataactttatacacaatgcttatgaCAAGAAAACATAGATCAAGTTCTGGTTtggtcacttttactgttctggagttatgtccctttataagtgtgggcatcatctgtgtcccatggacaccttcatcatttttttcttttaatttaataaaagcatttcataataataattttcgaagttttctttcttttcatattATAATGCCTTTTTTATTGCATAATCCATACAAAACATTTTGTAGAACCTTAATTTAACATCACAAAcactaaatgtatttatatttgtgttatttcaaCATTACTAATTGATgaacacatttgttttatagtttcaCCATCGAGATCCCCACTTGATAGGTTTGTTAACCAGTAAATTCCTGACCGATAGACAAGTGTATTATGGACTGATAAGTGATGGAGTACACACACATCCTGCTGCAGTTAGAATGGCTTTCAGGAGTAATCCTAGAGGTATAACATAATTAATACAATTAACTCATGCTGTATGGATGAAGTAGAATGTCTCCCTGTGACAGTAGTGTATGCCCTTATATATTTGACAGTTAGGGTATTTTGCTTGTGACAGAGGTGTCTTCATACTccattggtctcttgtggagagtttacTCATGGGCAATCATTCCGCATCTTCCTATTTTTACATTA
This Mytilus trossulus isolate FHL-02 chromosome 14, PNRI_Mtr1.1.1.hap1, whole genome shotgun sequence DNA region includes the following protein-coding sequences:
- the LOC134697068 gene encoding N-acetylglucosamine-6-phosphate deacetylase-like isoform X1, whose protein sequence is MSVHSVTASVDTFDWIKIRAANHLTADTLKMGAKNKRKHAQEDVVKKDAKRTRMQEKTKGKIYKFYNCQLLRDHKLVKDNLYVRDGVIINPEKLFFEEKLPPDEQIDCNGAIICPGFIDIQINGAFGVDFSCDVDTIEEGLKIVAKGLLPHGVTSFCPTIISSKEDIYRKIVPKIKKVDGNKEGAGILGAHIEGPFISVEKKGAHPEENLRQFPNGFSDLKDLYGNLDNVAMVTIAPELDRSDEVIKELVKKGISVSLGHTTANLVQGEDAIRAGASCITHLFNAMVSFHHRDPHLIGLLTSKFLTDRQVYYGLISDGVHTHPAAVRMAFRSNPRGFIVVTDAIPAMGLPIGKHHMGSQLVEIQDKKAFIAGTNTLCGSIATIPKCVQNLKKNTDCTTEQALDAATLHPAEVLKITDRKGTMNFDTDADFLMLDDNLNVMATYIAGELVWHQDWHPAASVLNRQMSERVGCEESAIKNNF
- the LOC134697068 gene encoding N-acetylglucosamine-6-phosphate deacetylase-like isoform X2, coding for MGAKNKRKHAQEDVVKKDAKRTRMQEKTKGKIYKFYNCQLLRDHKLVKDNLYVRDGVIINPEKLFFEEKLPPDEQIDCNGAIICPGFIDIQINGAFGVDFSCDVDTIEEGLKIVAKGLLPHGVTSFCPTIISSKEDIYRKIVPKIKKVDGNKEGAGILGAHIEGPFISVEKKGAHPEENLRQFPNGFSDLKDLYGNLDNVAMVTIAPELDRSDEVIKELVKKGISVSLGHTTANLVQGEDAIRAGASCITHLFNAMVSFHHRDPHLIGLLTSKFLTDRQVYYGLISDGVHTHPAAVRMAFRSNPRGFIVVTDAIPAMGLPIGKHHMGSQLVEIQDKKAFIAGTNTLCGSIATIPKCVQNLKKNTDCTTEQALDAATLHPAEVLKITDRKGTMNFDTDADFLMLDDNLNVMATYIAGELVWHQDWHPAASVLNRQMSERVGCEESAIKNNF